A region of the Nothobranchius furzeri strain GRZ-AD chromosome 13, NfurGRZ-RIMD1, whole genome shotgun sequence genome:
caggtcttctgcacgagagtcagaggtctcacagGGTGAGCtacacattcacagtatctgtaacatttatatccttgatgacagctgaaacaacgttcaaagaacggttcggagtgaaaatggctattttgttgctaattagcaggaaatatcaagaagaaagttctacagaaagtaactaagggtcctcagaaatgtagctagctttgtcactaggcgttaggaacagcgacaaagtggcactgcctctctctctgctgctaaagctacggatagcaaatgctacgggcgatgcctgagcgtgaacgcgcatgaagcagcctgctcgacccgagcatctctctttttctgtggttttacagaaaaacaggcaatcacagtaaaaatgccagggctcattctacaggaccagggcattgcaggagaatgtatgaagaagacatttattatttctatacatgttttggctgtcagacttccataatgtacCTTTAAAAGATACCTGAGGAGAAATCAGTCTGATAGATTTGACTACatcgtttatttttcagacatgtAAAGTTGTCACGTCATTTCATCTCCATGTAATTCAACGTGAGGTCAGAAAAATAATTTCTGTAAAAAAACGATTCAGCAAACGAATCGAAACTTTTGAAAAGTAAAagtagtttttattttaaaaattgtatATTTTTAATTTGAAAAGCAACCATGATTTAAAACAAAATTTGCTACATAAAGAAGTGATTTTAAAGTCGTAAACACGTAGTAAACAGCAGGAATTAGAAAATAAAACATCACTAACTCTATTTAACTGTTTATTTCTAGAAATGAAGACAAAAAGTCGAGTTTAAAGTCTTGAGAATTTTAAATAAGTTAAAGAGGAAAACATGACGGAAAACAAGAAAAGTTCGAAGTGTCTGTAAAGATGGCCGACCCCGGGGTCACAGGAGGTCATCAGCGCctttcatctgcagatctcaagcTGGGCTGCTGAAGTGCTGCTGAGCCAGATTTGGATCGTCCGATGGTCTGATCCCCAGTTTGGACGAATCAGGTGGTGAGATTCTTACACGAAGCAGTGCCGATGGACCAGGTGATCTGACCTTTGAACCCCGGCGCTGCCTCTTCCTCCTGGCTCTGTGGTTCTTAAACCAAACCTGGAAACAAGACGAGAAGCTAGAGTTTCTGTCTTCTGGGACcatgtctgacacacacacacacacgcacgcacgcactcacacacacacacacacacacacacacacacacacacacacacacacacacacacacacacacacacacacacacacacacacacacacacacacacagcttcctgaccagaactcagaatccttcagGTAAAAGGCtcctaactaaagggatgagccaaagTTGAGACCACAACCAGAGGTTCTGCTGATGTTCAGGTTAAAGGttgcgggttcgaatcccatcaaaGGGCTGAATGATGAAGCATTTCCCAGGTTCTAGTTTGGGTTCCTTATCCAGTTCACTTTAAATCCTTACAGGTAAAGTCCAGCTGCTGAGAAGGAGAACCTTAAAAACTACAAGCTTCCGTCGATCAGCTGCGTGAATAATCACGTGACTCACCCTGACGGTGTCCTCACTAAGCCCGGTTCCTCGAGCCAGTTCGGCCCGAGCCTGCAGGTTCGGGTAGTCGGTGATGTTGAACAGCGCCTCCAGCTGTTGGGTCTGACCGGCGGTGAACACCGTCCTCATCCGGGTCTTCTGACAGGATCGGACCTGCTGCTGACCTCTGTGACCCCCCAGCTGCTGAACACCTGGTTCTGAAGAGACAAACGATCCATCAGAAC
Encoded here:
- the dharma gene encoding dharma codes for the protein MMDGIRVSDFSIERILSSQFGRCRCPVPVPEPEPFLRIPDRLDLELASITPPALFPDPAPVPGCLLYQEMQFGDACCPCACASHRAALSRSYRSHGIYFIQNPAEPGVQQLGGHRGQQQVRSCQKTRMRTVFTAGQTQQLEALFNITDYPNLQARAELARGTGLSEDTVRVWFKNHRARRKRQRRGSKVRSPGPSALLRVRISPPDSSKLGIRPSDDPNLAQQHFSSPA